The Methanomicrobiales archaeon HGW-Methanomicrobiales-1 genome includes a region encoding these proteins:
- a CDS encoding YIP1 family protein has protein sequence MNPSIIDLLIRPGAFFQNAMNEKEGLKFPALIILAGGIAGALYGYLIGGLTGQLLNGIMPGMGSIIALTTVIGALIGTFIFWVLWAGVMYAFSFVFKGEGTFRRTLEFVGYGYLPQVFGTLITFVIALDYIPRIHVPQLSAAAAQNPDLMTEAVKALMHDPAMMELSQIAMIISMVFLLWSANIWIFGMQHSRKLSPRNAALCVGIPVVVYILYMVYSIAVM, from the coding sequence ATGAACCCTTCAATTATTGATCTACTCATCAGACCGGGTGCATTCTTCCAGAATGCAATGAATGAAAAGGAGGGCCTGAAATTTCCGGCACTCATTATCCTTGCCGGGGGTATTGCCGGCGCACTGTACGGGTACCTTATCGGGGGATTGACCGGACAATTGCTCAACGGAATCATGCCCGGCATGGGCTCAATCATCGCACTTACCACGGTGATCGGTGCCCTTATCGGTACGTTTATCTTCTGGGTACTATGGGCTGGCGTGATGTATGCATTCTCCTTTGTTTTCAAAGGCGAGGGAACGTTCCGGCGAACGCTTGAATTCGTAGGCTACGGTTACCTGCCCCAGGTCTTTGGAACCCTCATTACCTTTGTCATCGCACTGGACTATATTCCCCGTATTCATGTTCCCCAGCTCTCTGCAGCAGCTGCCCAGAACCCTGATCTTATGACAGAAGCAGTGAAAGCACTGATGCATGATCCCGCAATGATGGAACTGAGCCAGATTGCCATGATCATCTCGATGGTCTTTCTTCTCTGGAGCGCCAATATCTGGATCTTCGGAATGCAGCATTCCCGTAAACTCTCCCCAAGGAATGCAGCACTCTGTGTAGGTATTCCCGTTGTCGTGTATATTCTCTATATGGTCTATTCCATAGCGGTGATGTAA
- a CDS encoding MFS transporter — protein sequence MSDTIQEKLFGMEPEKGRWLLVVLGMVINLCLGSIYSWSVFVKPLTDYFTGTLGQQVTANDILLPFSVFLAFFAIAMPFTGKYIEQYGPRNVTIVGGVLTGLGWLLASFANSVPMLYVVYGIIGGIGVGIAYGVPVAVSARWFPDRRGLAVGLTVLGFGFSALITANLAGYFIGAYGVMNTFRIFGVAMIILTILLAMPLKFPHAGWKPAGWNPPAPTAGQHVTCEFGREQMIRTSSFYALWACYFIGCLAGLMAISIAKPVGTDVGIETGLATMLVGFFAVFNGGGRPIFGALTDKITPRNAAMVSFVLIGLASLLMWQVQSVLVYVIAFAVLWGCLGGWLAIAPTAAGSFFGTCDYPRCYGVLFLAYGAGAIAGPQLAGFIKTSTGSYLGVFPYVLALAVIGLVIAFTMLKPPQAPQKK from the coding sequence ATGAGCGATACTATACAGGAAAAACTATTCGGCATGGAACCGGAAAAAGGACGATGGCTGCTTGTTGTTCTCGGCATGGTCATCAACCTGTGTTTAGGCTCGATCTACTCATGGAGTGTCTTTGTCAAGCCGCTTACGGATTATTTTACCGGCACATTAGGCCAGCAGGTTACCGCCAATGACATCCTCCTGCCGTTTTCGGTCTTTCTGGCATTCTTTGCCATCGCCATGCCGTTTACCGGTAAATACATAGAACAGTACGGACCCCGTAACGTGACGATCGTTGGCGGGGTTTTGACCGGTCTTGGCTGGCTGCTGGCATCGTTTGCAAACTCAGTTCCGATGCTCTACGTGGTGTATGGCATCATCGGGGGAATTGGGGTCGGCATTGCCTACGGGGTACCGGTCGCTGTATCAGCACGCTGGTTCCCGGACCGAAGGGGACTCGCAGTTGGTCTCACGGTTCTCGGGTTCGGGTTCTCTGCACTCATCACCGCCAACCTTGCAGGGTATTTCATCGGGGCCTATGGGGTCATGAACACGTTCCGTATCTTCGGCGTTGCGATGATCATCCTAACAATATTGTTAGCCATGCCCCTGAAATTCCCCCATGCCGGATGGAAACCTGCAGGATGGAACCCCCCTGCACCAACGGCGGGTCAGCATGTCACCTGTGAGTTCGGGCGTGAACAGATGATCAGAACATCATCATTCTATGCGCTCTGGGCCTGCTACTTCATCGGATGCCTAGCCGGACTGATGGCGATCTCGATTGCAAAACCCGTGGGTACTGATGTGGGCATCGAGACCGGGCTTGCCACGATGCTGGTCGGGTTCTTTGCCGTCTTCAACGGCGGTGGAAGACCGATCTTCGGTGCACTGACGGATAAGATCACACCACGAAACGCAGCAATGGTCTCGTTTGTCCTCATTGGACTGGCATCCCTGCTGATGTGGCAGGTCCAGTCCGTGCTGGTATACGTCATCGCCTTTGCTGTACTCTGGGGATGCCTCGGGGGCTGGCTTGCCATTGCTCCGACCGCGGCCGGCAGCTTCTTCGGTACCTGCGATTATCCGCGGTGCTACGGGGTCCTCTTCCTTGCCTACGGTGCTGGTGCAATCGCCGGACCACAACTCGCCGGGTTCATCAAGACATCCACGGGATCCTATCTTGGGGTATTTCCCTATGTGCTGGCACTTGCAGTCATCGGTCTTGTGATTGCATTTACCATGTTGAAGCCGCCGCAGGCACCCCAGAAAAAATAA
- the acs gene encoding acetate--CoA ligase has product MTEDFNVKLVEDVKFYTPDPQYKKNAWMGDYEKAYKDFIADPDAFWEKIAKELDWIKPWDAVKEWNYPYARWFTNAKLNITANCLDRHVNNNRRNKVALIWRGETGRERIFTYQKLLSQVSRFANALKKIGVKKGDGVCIYMPLVPEQMIAMLACARIGAVHNVVFGGFGTAALNMRIQDAEAKVVITADISIRRGKAIQLKGIVDEAIVNSPSVEHVIVLRRRDPPLDLHERELDFYEMMEGMSDICPPEVMDAEDPLFILYTSGSTGKPKGIVHSCGGYMVGTYYTSKYVFDIKDNDIFWCTADPGWITGHSYIVYGPLAVGGTVFIAETTPDYPDAGSYWKLIEEEKITIFYTAPTAIRMFMKMGEVWPNKYNLDSLRIIGSVGEPLNPEAFEWYYHFIGKDKVPVLDTWWQTETGMHMITTMIGEPMRPGFAGKPIPGVEADVVDKDGNSVKPGTGGFLVIKTPWPSMFRTVFKDDERYRKYWETIKGVYTVGDIAVKGLNGYIMILGRSDDIIIVAGHNIGTAEVESALVSHHAVAEAAVIGKPDVLKGNSIKAFVILRVGNHPSDNLKQDLLHHVRTTIGPIAMPHEIDFVDSLPKTRSGKIMRRVLKAKEMGIDPGDISTLEE; this is encoded by the coding sequence ATGACAGAGGATTTTAACGTCAAACTCGTCGAGGATGTGAAATTTTACACACCCGACCCACAGTATAAAAAAAATGCATGGATGGGAGACTACGAGAAAGCGTACAAGGATTTTATTGCAGATCCTGATGCATTCTGGGAAAAGATAGCAAAGGAACTTGACTGGATCAAGCCATGGGATGCCGTCAAAGAATGGAATTATCCCTATGCCAGGTGGTTTACCAATGCCAAACTGAACATCACGGCAAACTGCCTTGACCGCCATGTCAATAACAACCGCCGCAACAAGGTGGCCCTCATCTGGAGGGGGGAGACCGGAAGGGAACGAATCTTTACCTACCAGAAACTCCTTTCACAGGTTTCACGCTTCGCAAATGCGTTGAAGAAGATCGGGGTGAAGAAAGGAGACGGTGTCTGTATTTACATGCCGCTGGTTCCTGAACAGATGATCGCCATGCTTGCCTGTGCCCGTATCGGTGCGGTCCACAACGTTGTATTCGGGGGATTTGGCACTGCCGCCCTGAATATGCGAATCCAGGATGCTGAGGCAAAAGTGGTCATCACCGCAGACATCTCAATCCGCCGGGGTAAGGCAATCCAGCTCAAGGGAATCGTTGACGAAGCGATTGTCAATTCACCTAGCGTGGAACACGTTATCGTCCTAAGGAGGCGCGATCCTCCCCTGGATCTCCACGAGCGCGAGCTGGATTTTTACGAGATGATGGAAGGGATGTCGGACATCTGTCCACCGGAGGTCATGGATGCCGAAGATCCGTTGTTCATCCTCTATACCAGCGGATCCACCGGAAAACCGAAGGGTATCGTGCATTCCTGCGGGGGGTACATGGTAGGCACCTATTACACCAGCAAATATGTCTTCGATATAAAAGACAATGATATTTTCTGGTGTACTGCAGATCCCGGTTGGATCACCGGCCACAGTTATATCGTGTACGGGCCGCTTGCCGTAGGTGGAACCGTCTTTATTGCCGAAACGACTCCGGATTACCCGGATGCGGGCAGTTACTGGAAACTTATTGAGGAAGAGAAGATCACGATCTTCTATACCGCCCCGACCGCAATCCGGATGTTCATGAAAATGGGAGAGGTCTGGCCGAACAAGTACAATTTGGATTCCCTTCGGATCATCGGCTCTGTCGGAGAGCCACTGAATCCTGAGGCCTTCGAGTGGTACTATCATTTCATTGGCAAGGACAAGGTTCCGGTCCTTGACACCTGGTGGCAGACCGAGACCGGCATGCATATGATCACAACGATGATCGGAGAGCCCATGCGTCCGGGCTTTGCCGGAAAACCCATCCCAGGTGTTGAGGCAGATGTCGTGGATAAAGATGGCAATTCGGTCAAACCGGGCACGGGTGGGTTTCTCGTGATCAAAACACCATGGCCATCCATGTTCCGCACAGTCTTCAAAGACGATGAGCGTTACCGGAAATACTGGGAAACAATAAAAGGCGTATATACCGTCGGCGACATTGCAGTCAAGGGCCTGAACGGTTATATCATGATCCTAGGGAGGTCGGATGACATTATCATCGTTGCCGGCCACAATATCGGCACAGCAGAAGTAGAGAGCGCACTGGTCTCCCACCATGCGGTTGCCGAGGCAGCAGTCATCGGAAAACCGGATGTGCTGAAAGGGAATTCGATCAAGGCGTTCGTCATCCTCCGTGTGGGGAACCACCCGAGTGATAACCTTAAGCAGGATCTCCTCCACCATGTCCGGACAACCATCGGGCCGATTGCCATGCCCCACGAGATCGATTTCGTGGACTCTCTGCCCAAGACCCGGAGCGGCAAGATCATGCGCAGGGTCTTAAAGGCCAAAGAGATGGGAATCGATCCAGGCGATATATCAACCCTGGAAGAATAA